Proteins encoded by one window of Synechococcus sp. WH 7805:
- a CDS encoding anhydro-N-acetylmuramic acid kinase, whose protein sequence is MRVLGLMSGTSADGVDAALAQFKGRPDAPDWALLSTASVPYPAELKERLVHVAQGEAISASHLLEMSVAVTEMQAKAAQLCDPQRSASLVGCHGQTIWHAPPPPQNDRSDGVLRRGASWQMLQAPLLAHLVGRPVVHDFRAADLVLGGQGAPLVPMADAALMGRIDGWRGLLNLGGIANITLIPPKAGPDRQNPVLGWDCGPANTLMDLTMARLSEGREVCDQDGALAARGTVCEETLQRWLQEPYFLSSPPKSTGREVFGQEDLNRRLRQLGPHAPEDQLATLTAFSAAVVAQDLRRLTSTGQPLPVELLVAGGGCQNKTLMQQLRQRCLGVHVRPSSELDLPEQFREALVFALLAWWHQSGHPGNAPAITGASKATVLGHRVDPA, encoded by the coding sequence ATGCGCGTTCTCGGCCTGATGAGCGGAACCAGCGCCGATGGGGTTGATGCAGCGCTCGCTCAGTTCAAAGGCAGACCCGATGCCCCGGACTGGGCTCTGTTGAGCACCGCATCGGTGCCCTACCCAGCAGAGCTGAAAGAGCGATTGGTTCATGTGGCCCAGGGTGAGGCCATCAGTGCTTCTCATCTACTGGAGATGTCAGTGGCCGTGACTGAGATGCAGGCGAAAGCCGCGCAACTCTGCGACCCTCAACGATCGGCAAGCCTGGTGGGCTGTCATGGCCAGACGATCTGGCACGCCCCGCCTCCTCCTCAAAACGACCGGTCGGATGGAGTCCTCCGTCGAGGTGCCAGCTGGCAGATGCTGCAAGCTCCACTCCTGGCGCACCTGGTCGGACGTCCGGTTGTTCATGACTTCCGAGCCGCCGATCTTGTGCTCGGAGGACAAGGCGCACCTTTAGTGCCGATGGCGGATGCCGCTCTGATGGGTCGCATCGACGGATGGCGAGGACTTCTCAATCTGGGCGGCATCGCCAACATCACATTGATTCCACCAAAGGCTGGCCCGGATCGCCAGAACCCTGTGCTGGGTTGGGATTGCGGCCCAGCCAATACGCTGATGGATCTGACCATGGCCCGGCTGAGCGAAGGTAGAGAAGTTTGTGACCAGGATGGAGCGCTCGCAGCACGTGGGACCGTCTGCGAGGAGACCCTCCAACGATGGCTTCAGGAGCCTTATTTCCTGAGCTCACCGCCGAAATCCACTGGACGGGAGGTGTTCGGGCAGGAGGATCTCAACCGGCGACTCCGCCAGCTCGGCCCCCATGCACCTGAGGACCAGCTGGCGACTCTCACCGCCTTCAGCGCTGCAGTGGTGGCCCAGGACCTGCGCCGGCTGACATCGACAGGTCAGCCTTTGCCCGTAGAGCTACTGGTTGCGGGTGGGGGCTGCCAGAACAAAACCCTGATGCAGCAGCTCCGGCAGCGATGCCTAGGAGTGCATGTGCGCCCCAGCAGTGAACTGGATCTCCCAGAGCAGTTCCGTGAAGCACTCGTCTTCGCACTTCTGGCCTGGTGGCATCAATCCGGCCATCCCGGCAACGCGCCTGCCATCACAGGCGCATCGAAAGCCACAGTGCTTGGTCACCGTGTGGACCCAGCTTGA